In Micromonospora sp. LH3U1, one genomic interval encodes:
- a CDS encoding 3-keto-5-aminohexanoate cleavage protein encodes MTTGTLITVAPTGAESAKAEVPALPVTLDELLLTAKECEALGAAVIHVHIRDDAARPTLDPVRLADTVAALRESTDLIVQLSSGGAVTDPEAARLAVLDARPDMASCTMGTVNFGDDVFLNRWEFIVDLHTRMQERGIVPEYEIFDLGHLSALQRLLGKYGLPAGGHVHVDFVMGVPGGMPGNTETLVAAHRMLRDLPEGTTFSATGVGRSTIPVLLASLSTGGHLRVGMEDTVTYAKGRPVESNMQLVARAVGFAQLAQRPPLTTAEARALLGL; translated from the coding sequence ATGACGACAGGAACGTTGATCACGGTTGCCCCGACCGGCGCGGAGTCGGCCAAGGCGGAGGTGCCGGCGCTGCCGGTGACCCTCGACGAGCTGCTGCTCACCGCCAAGGAGTGCGAGGCACTCGGCGCTGCCGTGATCCACGTCCACATCCGCGACGATGCGGCGCGGCCGACCCTCGACCCGGTGCGTCTGGCCGACACGGTGGCCGCGCTGCGGGAGAGCACCGACCTGATCGTGCAGCTCTCCTCCGGCGGCGCGGTGACCGACCCGGAGGCCGCCCGACTCGCCGTGCTCGACGCCAGGCCGGACATGGCGTCCTGCACCATGGGTACGGTCAACTTCGGCGACGACGTCTTCCTCAACCGCTGGGAGTTCATCGTCGACCTGCACACCCGGATGCAGGAACGCGGGATCGTGCCGGAGTACGAGATCTTCGACCTCGGCCACCTGTCCGCGTTGCAGCGGTTGCTCGGCAAGTACGGGCTGCCGGCCGGGGGGCACGTGCATGTCGACTTCGTGATGGGTGTGCCGGGCGGGATGCCGGGCAACACCGAGACGCTTGTCGCGGCCCACCGGATGCTGCGGGACCTGCCCGAGGGCACCACCTTCTCGGCCACCGGCGTTGGCCGCAGCACGATCCCGGTGCTGCTTGCCTCGCTGTCGACGGGCGGCCACCTGCGGGTCGGCATGGAGGACACCGTGACGTACGCGAAGGGCCGCCCGGTGGAGTCCAACATGCAGTTGGTCGCCCGCGCGGTCGGCTTCGCGCAGCTCGCCCAGCGCCCGCCGCTCACCACCGCCGAGGCCCGCGCGCTACTCGGGTTGTAA
- a CDS encoding aminotransferase class IV translates to MVMSSVGKVAADPTARIVVLGRGPVPVGDPVLRGDDLGVLRGDGLFETMHLRQGRPWLRDEHLARLVAAATAVDLALPPTAALIDLLDEVRAGWPAQVEGALRLVCTRGPEIGGPPTVYATLAEVPASSRVARRNGISVATLPLGVPADARNGLSWLPAGIKSTSYAVNTAARRWADRAGVDDVLWISSDGYALEGPTANVVWLTGGTLCTVPAATTGILAGTTVAWLLDHADELGLGAAERMVTPAELHAADGVWFTSSVRGAAEVHTLDGVRRANCPRTPALQALLGFPV, encoded by the coding sequence ATGGTGATGTCGTCCGTCGGGAAGGTCGCGGCCGACCCGACCGCGCGGATCGTCGTTCTCGGGCGCGGCCCGGTGCCGGTCGGCGACCCCGTGCTCCGCGGCGACGACCTCGGCGTACTCCGCGGCGACGGCCTCTTCGAGACCATGCACCTGCGTCAGGGCCGACCGTGGCTACGCGACGAACACCTGGCCCGCCTGGTCGCGGCGGCCACCGCCGTCGACCTGGCCCTGCCTCCCACCGCCGCGCTGATCGACCTGCTCGACGAGGTACGCGCAGGCTGGCCAGCGCAGGTGGAAGGGGCACTTCGGCTGGTCTGCACGCGCGGCCCGGAGATCGGCGGCCCGCCGACGGTCTACGCCACGCTGGCCGAGGTGCCGGCGTCGTCCCGGGTGGCCCGGCGGAACGGGATCAGCGTGGCCACCCTGCCGCTGGGCGTGCCCGCCGACGCCCGCAACGGGCTGAGCTGGCTGCCGGCCGGGATCAAATCCACGTCGTACGCGGTCAACACCGCCGCCCGCCGCTGGGCCGACCGGGCCGGGGTGGACGACGTGCTCTGGATCTCCTCCGACGGGTACGCGCTGGAGGGCCCCACGGCCAACGTGGTGTGGCTCACCGGCGGCACGCTCTGCACGGTGCCCGCCGCCACCACCGGGATCCTCGCCGGCACGACCGTGGCCTGGCTGCTCGACCACGCCGACGAGTTGGGCCTGGGCGCTGCCGAGCGGATGGTCACCCCGGCCGAACTGCACGCGGCGGACGGCGTGTGGTTCACCTCGTCGGTACGCGGGGCCGCCGAGGTCCACACGCTGGACGGGGTGCGTCGGGCCAACTGCCCGCGCACCCCCGCCCTGCAAGCCCTGCTGGGTTTCCCCGTCTAG
- the ygfZ gene encoding CAF17-like 4Fe-4S cluster assembly/insertion protein YgfZ, with protein sequence MIDIAGAVAVESIDEASRDQPDPAHVAAGVRGVAAHYGDPLREQRTLDTEVGLVDRSHRGVIAVPGEERAGWLHTVTSQHLTTLAAGEGTELLVLSPHGHVEQHALVAEDGETTWLDTEPGATEGLLAYLEKMRFFSKVDPRDATAERALLSLVGPAATEALGTLGVTGLAAPDLLPVPGPKFPHGVVPPRASVRYDVRPLPTGGWARRGPLGVDLLVPRSAMDQVVAELRGAGVPLAGLWAYEAIRVAARQPRVGVDTDHRTIPAEVDLIAPAVHLDKGCYRGQETVARVHNMGRPPRRLVLLHLDGVTTDQPPAAGTPVTLDGRAVGFVGTAVLHHELGQVALAVLKRNVADDAALRIGETAAAIDPS encoded by the coding sequence ATGATCGACATCGCGGGTGCGGTGGCCGTCGAGAGCATCGACGAGGCCAGCCGCGACCAGCCGGATCCGGCGCACGTCGCGGCCGGGGTGCGGGGGGTGGCCGCGCACTACGGCGACCCGCTGCGCGAGCAGCGCACCCTCGACACCGAGGTCGGCCTGGTCGACCGGTCGCACCGAGGGGTCATCGCGGTGCCCGGGGAAGAGCGGGCCGGTTGGCTGCACACGGTCACCTCACAGCACCTGACCACGCTGGCCGCCGGTGAGGGCACCGAACTGCTGGTGCTGTCCCCGCACGGCCACGTCGAGCAGCACGCCCTGGTCGCGGAGGACGGCGAGACCACCTGGCTGGACACCGAGCCGGGGGCCACCGAAGGTCTACTGGCCTACCTGGAGAAGATGCGGTTCTTCAGCAAGGTCGACCCGCGCGACGCGACCGCCGAGCGGGCGCTGCTGTCGCTGGTCGGGCCGGCGGCGACGGAGGCGCTGGGCACGCTCGGCGTGACCGGGCTGGCCGCGCCGGACCTGCTCCCGGTGCCGGGTCCGAAGTTCCCCCACGGTGTCGTGCCACCCCGGGCGAGCGTCCGGTACGACGTCCGGCCGCTGCCGACCGGCGGCTGGGCCCGACGCGGCCCGCTCGGGGTGGACCTGCTGGTGCCCCGGTCGGCGATGGACCAGGTGGTGGCGGAACTGCGTGGCGCCGGCGTGCCGCTCGCGGGGCTCTGGGCGTACGAGGCGATCCGGGTGGCCGCCCGGCAACCCCGGGTCGGGGTGGACACCGACCACCGGACCATTCCGGCGGAGGTCGACCTGATCGCCCCGGCGGTGCATCTGGACAAGGGTTGCTACCGGGGCCAGGAGACGGTGGCCCGGGTGCACAACATGGGCCGGCCGCCGCGTCGCCTCGTACTGCTGCACCTGGACGGGGTGACCACCGACCAGCCGCCGGCCGCCGGTACGCCGGTGACCCTCGACGGCCGGGCGGTTGGCTTCGTCGGCACCGCCGTGCTGCACCACGAGTTGGGCCAGGTCGCCCTCGCGGTGTTGAAGCGGAACGTCGCGGACGATGCCGCGCTGCGGATCGGCGAGACCGCGGCGGCGATCGACCCGTCCTGA
- a CDS encoding Fur family transcriptional regulator, which yields MSESSLAEMLRARGLRLTAQRQLVLQAVLDLGHASPEQVHTAVREVAAGVNITTIYRTLELLERLGLVTHTHLSHGSPTYHAAGEHQHVHLVCRECGAIDEIDPELLRPLADQLAAQRGFLVDIGHVSLFGVCVRCENGDDK from the coding sequence GTGTCCGAATCCTCCCTCGCGGAAATGCTGCGGGCCCGTGGGCTGCGGCTGACGGCCCAGCGGCAGCTCGTCCTCCAGGCGGTGCTCGATCTGGGGCACGCCAGCCCGGAGCAGGTGCACACCGCCGTCCGGGAGGTCGCCGCCGGCGTCAACATCACCACCATCTATCGCACGCTTGAGCTGCTGGAACGGCTCGGCCTGGTCACCCACACACACCTGTCGCACGGATCACCGACCTATCACGCCGCCGGTGAGCACCAACACGTCCACCTGGTCTGCCGGGAGTGCGGCGCGATCGACGAGATCGATCCCGAGCTGCTCCGTCCGCTCGCCGACCAGTTGGCCGCGCAGCGGGGGTTCCTGGTGGATATCGGGCACGTGTCACTCTTCGGCGTCTGCGTACGCTGCGAGAACGGGGACGACAAATGA
- a CDS encoding FABP family protein, producing the protein MSENPLQPPWLNAPPVEEYPFEESHDLRVGPKLHPALDGLLPYVGLWRGRGKGGFPTIEDFDYAQEIRISHDGRPFLHYESRAWILDEQSKPVRPAGREAGWWRPVLVDGRATDELEVLLTTPTGVMELHLGKRTGTQIEFATDAVIRTPTAKEVTGGKRLYGIVEGALLYAQEMAAMGHGLSPHLSARLVRVGG; encoded by the coding sequence GTGAGCGAGAACCCGCTGCAGCCGCCGTGGTTGAACGCGCCGCCGGTCGAGGAATACCCGTTCGAGGAGAGTCACGACCTGCGGGTCGGGCCGAAACTGCATCCCGCGCTGGATGGCCTGCTGCCCTACGTCGGCCTGTGGCGCGGCCGGGGCAAGGGCGGCTTCCCCACCATCGAGGACTTCGACTACGCGCAGGAGATCCGGATCAGCCACGACGGCCGGCCGTTCCTGCACTACGAGTCCCGTGCCTGGATCCTCGACGAGCAGAGCAAGCCGGTCCGCCCGGCCGGTCGTGAGGCCGGCTGGTGGCGGCCGGTGCTGGTGGATGGACGGGCGACCGATGAGCTGGAGGTGCTGCTGACCACCCCGACGGGGGTGATGGAGCTGCACCTCGGCAAGCGCACCGGTACCCAGATCGAGTTCGCCACCGACGCGGTGATCCGGACCCCGACCGCCAAGGAGGTCACCGGCGGGAAGCGGCTCTACGGCATCGTCGAGGGTGCACTGCTCTACGCCCAGGAGATGGCCGCCATGGGGCACGGGCTCAGCCCGCACCTCTCCGCCCGGCTCGTCCGGGTCGGCGGCTGA